One part of the Dermacentor andersoni chromosome 2, qqDerAnde1_hic_scaffold, whole genome shotgun sequence genome encodes these proteins:
- the LOC126540263 gene encoding cuticle protein 10.9-like, producing MPTAAAIIAQLFVISMLPIALAGGQFGFGGGFGGGLGHHGAFGPSFAATSARQELYYPPQPYSFGYDNADAYGTKSFHKEQGDASNTKTGAYGYTDANGIFRQVKYIADAGGFRAKVETNEPGTEPGASADAIYNARPLPAGQQYRVIGGSSPYSAPYTSASTYGPGYGNPWSG from the exons ATGCCTACCGCGGCCGCTATAATTGCTCAG CTCTTCGTGATCTCCATGCTACCCATCGCTCTCGCCGGTGGTCAATTCGGATTCGGTGGTGGATTCGGCGGTGGGCTTGGGCACCACGGTGCGTTCGGCCCTTCGTTCGCAGCCACGTCCGCGCGGCAAGAACTGTATTAC CCACCACAGCCCTACAGCTTCGGATACGACAACGCTGACGCCTACGGCACAAAATCCTTCCACAAGGAGCAAGGTGACGCATCGAATACGAAGACGGGCGCCTACGGATACACCGACGCCAATGGCATCTTCCGCCAGGTGAAGTACATCGCCGACGCCGGTGGTTTTCGTGCCAAGGTTGAAACCAACGAGCCTGGAACCGAGCCCGGAGCCAGCGCTGACGCAATCTACAATGCGAGGCCACTTCCTGCTGGCCAGCAATACCGTGTCATCGGCGGCTCCTCGCCTTACTCGGCTCCGTACACGAGCGCCTCTACGTACGGCCCCGGATACGGCAATCCTTGGTCTGGCTAG